From one Alicyclobacillus acidocaldarius subsp. acidocaldarius Tc-4-1 genomic stretch:
- a CDS encoding (Fe-S)-binding protein yields MLLAINDIAFVAAVAYALYLFGTVVYRRYRYVMLGKPVPLDWRPEFGEFMAQVFGQKKLFKDKKSGAMHFVMFYGFIVLQFGALDIIVKGLTLGRHIPYPAYETFSFTQEWVAILVLAATAYAAYRRYGERVKRLKRGFKPSIVLILISSLMICVLMDLSFERVWQQEPSAWWAPISSLIASALWSVGPKGGEIGFYIFWWLHLLVLLTFLVYVPQSKHFHLMVAPINIWLHRKGAPGRLRPLNLEDENAESFGVGKVEDFERKQMIDFFACVECGRCTNSCPASNTGKPLSPMHLIVKMRDHLIEKGMAQTGLNAFEPSFLLPKREGMAHKMASGGENISFPDGVVTDIEPTFHWQQEDWRLTQADPTELSLIGDVITEEEIWACTTCRNCEDQCPVGNEHVDKIIDLRRYLVLMEGSMPKEAQRAMQNIERQGNPWGLSRKDRAQWMEGLDVPVPTVHENPDFEYLFFVGSMGSYDRRARKVTHAVVRLLHEAGVNFAVLGNEENGSGDTPRRLGNEMLFQQLAMENIATFQQYGVRKIVTACPHTFNTLKNEYPDFGLEGVEVYHHTQLLAQLVREGKLRPTHPLNERIVYHDACYLGRYNGVFDAPRDILKAIPGVELVEMERNRENAMCCGAGGGRMWIEETRGKRINLARTQQALATNPTVIGSACPYCLTMMEDGTKLTETDDRVKARDVAELLAASVFGEDLRQPTEDEEVQAG; encoded by the coding sequence GTGTTGCTTGCCATCAATGATATCGCCTTCGTGGCAGCGGTTGCGTATGCGCTTTATCTGTTTGGCACCGTCGTCTATCGGCGATATCGGTATGTCATGTTGGGAAAACCAGTGCCCTTGGACTGGCGTCCGGAATTCGGCGAGTTCATGGCGCAGGTGTTTGGACAGAAAAAGTTGTTCAAGGACAAGAAGAGCGGCGCGATGCACTTTGTTATGTTCTACGGCTTCATCGTGCTCCAATTTGGCGCGCTCGACATCATCGTGAAAGGACTCACGCTTGGGCGGCACATTCCTTATCCCGCGTACGAGACGTTCTCGTTCACGCAGGAGTGGGTGGCCATCCTCGTCCTCGCCGCGACAGCATACGCCGCCTACAGAAGGTACGGTGAGCGTGTCAAGCGGCTGAAGCGCGGATTCAAGCCGAGTATCGTCCTCATCCTCATCTCGAGCTTGATGATCTGCGTTCTCATGGATCTGTCGTTCGAACGCGTTTGGCAACAAGAGCCGAGCGCCTGGTGGGCGCCCATCTCGTCGCTCATCGCGTCGGCCCTGTGGAGTGTCGGCCCGAAGGGCGGAGAAATTGGATTCTATATCTTTTGGTGGCTGCACCTGCTTGTACTGCTGACGTTCCTCGTGTACGTGCCGCAGTCGAAGCACTTTCACCTCATGGTGGCGCCCATCAACATCTGGCTGCATCGCAAGGGAGCACCTGGCAGGCTCCGTCCTCTGAACCTCGAGGATGAAAACGCGGAGTCGTTCGGAGTCGGCAAAGTGGAGGACTTCGAGCGCAAGCAGATGATCGACTTCTTTGCCTGCGTGGAGTGCGGGCGGTGTACCAATTCGTGCCCTGCTTCCAACACGGGCAAGCCGCTCTCGCCGATGCACCTGATTGTTAAGATGCGCGATCACCTCATCGAAAAAGGGATGGCGCAGACCGGCCTGAACGCCTTCGAACCCAGTTTCCTCTTGCCCAAGCGAGAGGGCATGGCGCACAAGATGGCGTCCGGCGGTGAAAATATCTCCTTTCCTGACGGCGTCGTCACGGACATCGAGCCTACCTTCCACTGGCAGCAGGAAGATTGGCGGCTCACGCAGGCCGATCCAACGGAACTGTCGCTCATCGGCGACGTGATCACGGAAGAGGAGATTTGGGCCTGCACGACCTGCCGCAACTGCGAGGATCAGTGCCCGGTCGGCAACGAGCACGTCGACAAGATCATCGATCTGCGGCGTTACCTCGTCTTGATGGAGGGCAGCATGCCCAAGGAAGCCCAGCGCGCGATGCAAAACATCGAACGCCAGGGCAACCCGTGGGGACTGAGCCGCAAGGATCGGGCTCAATGGATGGAGGGCCTCGACGTTCCGGTCCCCACAGTTCATGAGAACCCAGATTTCGAATACCTGTTCTTCGTGGGTTCCATGGGTTCGTACGACCGCCGGGCGCGCAAAGTGACGCATGCCGTGGTGCGGTTGCTGCACGAGGCGGGCGTGAACTTCGCAGTGCTCGGCAATGAGGAGAATGGTTCGGGTGATACGCCGCGTCGCCTTGGCAACGAGATGCTGTTCCAGCAGCTTGCCATGGAGAACATCGCGACGTTTCAACAATATGGGGTGCGCAAGATTGTGACCGCGTGCCCGCACACGTTCAACACGCTGAAAAACGAGTACCCGGATTTCGGGCTCGAAGGTGTGGAGGTGTATCACCACACGCAATTGCTCGCCCAACTGGTTCGCGAGGGCAAGCTCCGCCCGACGCATCCGCTGAACGAGCGGATCGTGTACCACGACGCCTGCTACTTGGGCCGCTACAACGGCGTGTTCGACGCGCCGCGCGACATCCTGAAGGCCATCCCCGGGGTGGAACTCGTGGAGATGGAGCGGAATCGCGAAAACGCGATGTGCTGCGGCGCAGGCGGTGGGCGGATGTGGATTGAGGAGACCCGCGGCAAGCGGATCAATCTCGCGCGGACCCAGCAGGCGCTTGCGACGAATCCGACCGTCATTGGCAGCGCGTGTCCGTACTGCCTGACCATGATGGAGGACGGGACCAAGCTGACCGAGACGGACGATCGCGTCAAGGCGCGCGACGTGGCTGAGCTGCTCGCCGCGTCGGTCTTCGGAGAAGACCTTCGCCAACCGACCGAAGATGAGGAGGTTCAAGCCGGATGA
- a CDS encoding 3-hydroxyacyl-CoA dehydrogenase/enoyl-CoA hydratase family protein, whose translation MRQIRRAAVIGSGVMGAQIAAHLANAGIPSLLLDLVPQELTPEEQKKGLSLDHPAVRNRLATEAIRRLHKLSPAPLFRADYAKLITPGNLEDDLHRIAEVDWVIEVIVESLEPKRQLLERIERYWHEGMIVSTNTSGISINAMVEGRGEAFRRHFLGTHFFNPPRYMKLLEIIPGRDTDPAIVEFMRDFGTERLGKGVVLAKDTPNFIANRIGTYGLLVTFEEMQKGGFTVEEVDAITGPALGRPKSATFRTLDLVGIDTFAHVANNVRQNVTDPAEQRAFEVPEAIQKLVERGWLGEKSGQGFYKRVKQNGQRQILVLDLDTFEYREQKTIASSALEASKQAKGAAGKAKALLQGGDRYAELAWNIVKRVLVYSAEKLGEIADTIQDIDAAMRWGFNWDLGPFELWDALGLVETAERMRVEGLRVPQWVEDWIAAGHRAFYEEADGKRTMPVNGKPEPVRVPAGVIDLAALKKAGKVIAQNSGASLIDLGDGVACLEFHSQNNAIGPDILTMIEKSVAIAEKDFAGLVIANQGKNFCVGANLVLILMAAQEGDWDEIDLSIRQFHRAMLALRYSQVPVVAAPHRMTLGGGVEVCLASSRVLPAAETYFGLVEVGVGVIPGGGGCKETARRVAESVGPDDDLVPALARMFQTIGTAKVSTSGAEALAMGWLRETDRIVVNDDLRISAAKAEVLRMAEIGYTPPPKAKDIRVAGRDGKATLQMAARGMWNGGYITDYDLHIAYKLAHVLAGGDVPAGSLVSEDYLLDLEREAFLSLCGEPKTIQRMQHMLATGKPLRN comes from the coding sequence ATGAGACAAATTCGCCGAGCTGCCGTCATTGGGTCCGGCGTGATGGGGGCGCAAATCGCCGCTCATCTCGCCAACGCAGGCATTCCGAGCCTGCTGTTGGACCTCGTTCCACAGGAGTTGACGCCGGAAGAACAAAAGAAGGGTCTGTCGCTCGATCATCCCGCGGTGCGCAATCGCTTAGCGACGGAGGCCATTCGCAGGCTGCACAAGCTCAGCCCGGCGCCCTTGTTCCGCGCCGACTACGCGAAACTCATCACACCCGGAAACCTGGAGGACGACCTGCATCGGATCGCCGAGGTCGACTGGGTGATTGAGGTCATCGTGGAGAGCCTCGAGCCTAAGCGCCAACTGCTCGAGCGTATCGAGCGGTATTGGCACGAGGGCATGATTGTGAGCACCAACACGTCGGGTATCTCCATCAACGCGATGGTCGAGGGCCGAGGCGAGGCGTTCCGCCGACACTTCCTCGGCACGCACTTCTTTAATCCTCCGCGTTACATGAAGCTGTTGGAGATCATTCCTGGCCGGGATACTGACCCTGCCATCGTGGAGTTCATGCGCGACTTCGGAACGGAGCGCCTCGGAAAGGGCGTCGTGCTGGCCAAAGACACGCCAAACTTTATCGCCAACCGCATCGGTACCTACGGCCTCTTGGTGACCTTCGAGGAGATGCAAAAGGGAGGCTTCACGGTTGAGGAGGTCGACGCCATCACCGGCCCGGCCCTCGGGCGTCCGAAGAGCGCGACGTTCCGCACGCTGGATCTCGTCGGGATCGACACGTTTGCCCACGTGGCCAACAATGTGCGTCAGAACGTGACCGATCCAGCGGAACAGCGGGCGTTTGAGGTGCCAGAGGCCATCCAAAAGCTTGTGGAGCGCGGGTGGCTCGGCGAGAAGAGCGGACAAGGCTTTTACAAGCGCGTCAAGCAAAACGGCCAGCGCCAGATCCTCGTGCTCGATCTCGACACGTTCGAGTACCGCGAACAAAAGACCATCGCCTCTTCGGCGCTCGAAGCTTCCAAGCAGGCGAAGGGCGCGGCTGGAAAGGCGAAGGCGCTCCTCCAGGGCGGGGATCGGTACGCCGAACTCGCGTGGAACATCGTCAAACGCGTGCTCGTGTACTCGGCCGAGAAACTCGGTGAAATCGCGGACACGATTCAGGATATCGACGCCGCCATGCGCTGGGGGTTCAACTGGGATCTTGGACCCTTTGAACTCTGGGATGCGCTCGGGCTGGTGGAGACGGCCGAGCGGATGCGGGTGGAAGGACTCCGGGTGCCCCAGTGGGTCGAGGACTGGATTGCTGCGGGTCACCGCGCTTTCTATGAAGAGGCGGACGGCAAGCGGACCATGCCCGTAAACGGCAAGCCTGAGCCTGTTCGGGTGCCGGCTGGGGTGATCGATCTCGCCGCGCTGAAGAAGGCGGGCAAAGTCATCGCGCAGAACTCGGGCGCGAGCCTCATCGACCTGGGCGACGGCGTCGCGTGCCTGGAGTTCCATTCGCAGAACAACGCGATTGGCCCCGACATTCTGACGATGATCGAAAAGAGCGTGGCCATCGCGGAGAAAGACTTCGCGGGCCTGGTCATCGCGAACCAGGGCAAGAACTTCTGTGTTGGCGCGAACCTCGTGCTCATCCTGATGGCGGCGCAGGAGGGCGACTGGGACGAAATCGACTTGTCCATCCGCCAATTCCATCGCGCCATGCTCGCGCTTCGCTATAGCCAGGTGCCAGTGGTGGCGGCGCCGCATCGGATGACGCTCGGAGGCGGGGTCGAAGTGTGCCTCGCGTCGTCGAGAGTGCTGCCAGCCGCCGAGACGTATTTCGGACTGGTTGAGGTAGGCGTCGGCGTCATTCCTGGCGGTGGCGGCTGCAAGGAGACGGCTCGCCGCGTGGCGGAATCGGTCGGCCCAGACGACGATCTCGTCCCTGCGCTCGCCCGGATGTTCCAGACGATTGGCACCGCCAAGGTGTCGACGAGCGGTGCAGAGGCACTCGCGATGGGCTGGCTGCGCGAGACGGATCGCATCGTCGTGAACGACGACCTGCGCATTTCGGCCGCAAAGGCGGAGGTCCTACGCATGGCTGAGATCGGATACACCCCGCCGCCAAAGGCGAAGGACATCCGGGTCGCGGGCCGCGATGGCAAAGCTACGTTGCAGATGGCCGCGCGCGGCATGTGGAACGGTGGCTACATTACGGATTACGACCTCCACATCGCCTACAAGCTCGCGCATGTGCTGGCGGGTGGCGACGTGCCGGCGGGCTCCCTCGTGAGCGAGGACTACCTGCTCGATCTCGAGCGCGAGGCGTTCCTCAGCCTGTGCGGAGAGCCGAAGACCATCCAGCGCATGCAGCACATGCTCGCCACCGGAAAGCCGCTTCGCAACTGA
- a CDS encoding acetyl-CoA C-acyltransferase, with translation MREAVIVSVARTPVGKAKRGVFRHTRVEDLGRAAVRAAVERAKGLDPAEIEDVVIGCAMPEGEQGLNVARIISLYSGLPETVPAMTINRFCSSGLQAIAIAAERVMLGHVEVALAGGVETMSHVPMSGFKPSPHPDILLEMPDIYISMGHTAENVAKRFGVSREDQDRFAYESHQKAYAAQQAGKFDDEIVPVETKVWDIDEEGRPHEKTIRVTQDEGVRKDTTPEALASLRPAFSVNGTVTAGNASQMSDGAAAAVVMTAEKAQQLGLKPLATFKSFAVTGCDPAIMGIGPVGAIPKALKLAGLSLADIDLFEINEAFASQCLQVIRSLDIDPAKVNVNGGAIALGHPLGCTGAKLTATLIHELRRRGGGYGVVSMCIGGGMGAAGVFEVHQP, from the coding sequence ATGCGGGAAGCTGTGATTGTTTCGGTTGCACGCACGCCGGTCGGAAAGGCCAAGCGCGGTGTGTTTCGCCATACGCGGGTGGAGGACCTCGGGCGCGCCGCGGTGCGCGCGGCGGTCGAGCGCGCGAAAGGGCTCGATCCCGCCGAGATTGAGGATGTCGTCATCGGCTGCGCCATGCCGGAGGGCGAACAGGGGCTGAACGTGGCACGCATCATCTCCCTGTACAGCGGGTTGCCGGAGACCGTGCCCGCGATGACCATCAACCGCTTCTGTTCGTCCGGCCTTCAGGCCATTGCCATTGCTGCCGAGCGCGTGATGCTTGGACACGTGGAGGTCGCGCTCGCGGGCGGCGTCGAGACGATGAGCCACGTCCCGATGAGCGGCTTCAAGCCGTCCCCGCACCCGGACATTTTGCTCGAGATGCCGGACATCTACATCTCCATGGGCCACACCGCGGAGAACGTGGCCAAGCGGTTCGGCGTGAGCCGCGAAGATCAGGATCGGTTCGCGTATGAGAGCCATCAGAAGGCGTATGCGGCGCAGCAGGCGGGCAAGTTTGACGACGAGATCGTCCCCGTGGAGACGAAGGTGTGGGACATCGACGAGGAGGGACGCCCGCACGAGAAGACCATTCGGGTCACGCAGGACGAGGGCGTTCGGAAGGACACGACGCCCGAGGCCCTGGCGTCGCTCCGACCCGCGTTTTCGGTCAACGGCACCGTGACCGCAGGCAACGCCTCGCAGATGAGCGACGGCGCGGCGGCCGCGGTCGTCATGACGGCGGAAAAAGCGCAGCAACTGGGCCTGAAGCCGCTCGCCACCTTCAAGAGCTTCGCGGTCACGGGCTGCGATCCGGCCATCATGGGTATCGGGCCGGTAGGCGCCATCCCAAAGGCGCTGAAGCTGGCGGGCCTTTCGCTCGCGGACATCGATCTCTTCGAGATCAACGAGGCTTTCGCGTCGCAGTGCCTGCAGGTGATCCGGTCGCTCGACATCGATCCGGCCAAGGTCAATGTCAACGGCGGCGCCATCGCGCTCGGGCATCCGCTCGGCTGCACAGGCGCGAAGCTGACGGCCACCCTGATCCACGAGCTGCGGCGGCGCGGCGGCGGCTACGGCGTCGTGTCGATGTGCATCGGCGGCGGCATGGGCGCGGCCGGCGTGTTTGAAGTTCATCAACCCTAA